In Neorhizobium galegae, the following proteins share a genomic window:
- the trmB gene encoding tRNA (guanosine(46)-N7)-methyltransferase TrmB: MTEPQHPSRSTEAFFGRRKGKQLRERQAEGIATLLPALKLDLAAPAPAVLSEMFPIPVEELRLEIGFGGGEHLVHRAQENLKTGFIGVEPFVNSMAKLLSRVDELGLKNIRVYDDDATQVLDWLPDASLDRIDLLYPDPWPKRKHWKRRFVSAVNLDRFHRVLKPGGLFLFASDIDTYVNWTLIHCRDHGGFQWQAEQSSDWLTPFAGWPGTRYENKARREGRSSAYLTFRKA; the protein is encoded by the coding sequence ATGACCGAACCGCAGCACCCAAGCCGCAGCACCGAAGCCTTCTTCGGGCGCCGCAAGGGCAAGCAACTCCGCGAACGCCAGGCGGAGGGGATTGCGACATTGCTGCCTGCGCTGAAGCTCGATCTTGCGGCGCCAGCGCCCGCCGTGCTTTCAGAGATGTTTCCCATTCCGGTGGAGGAGTTGCGGCTGGAGATCGGCTTCGGCGGCGGCGAACACCTGGTCCACCGCGCGCAGGAGAATTTGAAAACCGGGTTCATCGGCGTCGAGCCTTTCGTCAATTCCATGGCGAAGCTTTTGTCGCGCGTCGACGAACTGGGGCTCAAGAATATCCGGGTCTATGACGACGACGCCACGCAGGTGCTGGACTGGCTGCCGGATGCCTCGCTCGATCGCATCGACCTGCTCTATCCGGACCCATGGCCGAAGCGGAAACATTGGAAAAGGCGGTTTGTATCTGCGGTCAATCTCGACCGATTCCACCGCGTGCTGAAGCCGGGCGGTCTGTTCCTGTTCGCATCCGACATCGACACCTATGTCAACTGGACGCTGATCCATTGCCGCGACCATGGCGGTTTTCAATGGCAGGCGGAGCAATCTTCCGATTGGCTGACGCCCTTCGCCGGCTGGCCAGGTACGCGATACGAGAACAAGGCCCGCCGAGAAGGTCGTTCCTCGGCCTATCTGACGTTCAGGAAAGCCTGA
- a CDS encoding DUF1150 family protein, translating to MLLKEANTRLTQSELAHLGAGEVGYIRKMRSDEVSRCFPEAPDIDPSLDLWALFGADGTPILLTDNRSSTFFKAAEDDLKTVSLH from the coding sequence ATGCTCCTGAAAGAAGCGAATACGCGTTTGACGCAATCCGAACTTGCTCATCTAGGTGCTGGAGAGGTCGGATATATTCGCAAGATGCGGTCGGACGAAGTGTCCCGCTGCTTCCCTGAAGCCCCGGATATCGATCCCAGTCTCGATCTTTGGGCCCTGTTCGGCGCAGATGGCACGCCGATTCTTCTGACCGACAATCGCTCCAGCACCTTCTTCAAGGCCGCTGAAGACGACCTGAAGACCGTCAGCCTGCACTGA
- a CDS encoding Hsp20 family protein, translated as MSRMTPFASPLLLGFDAMEKTLERLAKANDGYPPYNIERVRADASGAPERLRITLAVAGFSEAELEVTTEENHLVIRGRQTEQGERDYLYRGIAARQFQRMFVLADGMQVSSASLKNGLLSVDLIRPEPARMVRKINISVSE; from the coding sequence ATGAGCCGAATGACGCCGTTTGCGAGCCCCCTGCTTCTGGGCTTCGACGCCATGGAAAAGACACTCGAACGCCTTGCGAAGGCGAACGACGGTTATCCTCCCTATAATATCGAACGCGTCCGCGCCGATGCTTCCGGTGCCCCAGAGCGGCTGCGAATCACGCTGGCCGTCGCAGGCTTTTCCGAAGCCGAGCTCGAGGTGACGACGGAAGAAAACCACCTCGTCATCCGCGGACGCCAGACGGAGCAGGGTGAGCGCGACTATCTTTACCGCGGCATTGCCGCCCGCCAGTTCCAGCGTATGTTCGTGCTGGCCGACGGAATGCAGGTCTCCAGCGCTTCGCTCAAGAACGGTTTGCTCTCTGTCGACCTTATCCGCCCCGAGCCCGCACGCATGGTGCGAAAAATTAACATTTCCGTCTCAGAGTAG